A region of Microtus ochrogaster isolate Prairie Vole_2 linkage group LG1, MicOch1.0, whole genome shotgun sequence DNA encodes the following proteins:
- the Plppr3 gene encoding phospholipid phosphatase-related protein type 3 isoform X2 has protein sequence MIAMKEKNKTPKDSMTLLPCFYFVELPIVASSIVSLYFLELTDLFKPAKVGFQCYDRSLSMPYVETNEELIPLLMLLSLAFAAPAASIMVGEGLVYCLQSRLWGRGPGGTEGSINAGGCNFNSFLRRTVRFVGVHVFGLCATALVTDVIQLATGYHTPFFLTVCKPNYTLLGTSCEANPYITQDICSGHDTHAILSARKTFPSQHATLSAFAAVYVSMYFNSVISDTTKLLKPILVFAFAIAAGVCGLTQITQYRSHPVDVYAGFLIGAGIAAYLACHAVGNFQAPPAEKVPLPAPAKDALRALTQRGHESMYQQNKSVSTDELGPPGRLEGVPRPVAREKTSLGSLKRASVDVDLLAPRSPMGKEGMVTFSNTLPRVSTPSLDDPARRHMTIHVPLDASRSKQLISEWKQKSLEGRGLGLPDEGSPVHLRAPAEPMAEEEEEEEEEEEEEEEEEEGPVPPSLYPTVQARPGLGPRVILPPRPGPQPLVHIPEEGVQAGAGLSPKSSSSVRAKWLSMAEKGGAPVAVAPSQPRVVNPPRLLQVIAMSKAAGGPKAETASSSSASSDSSQYRSPSDRDSASIVTIDAHAPHHPVVHLSAGSTPWEWKAKVVEGDGSYELGDLARGFRSSCKQPGMGSGSPVSDVDQEEARFGAVATVNLATGEGLPPQGSTDGALGASSRESTLRRQVGGLGDREMEAEAESYYRRMQARRYQD, from the exons CTGCCTATCGTGGCTTCCTCCATTGTGTCCTTGTACTTCCTGGAGCTGACTGACCTGTTCAAGCCGGCCAAGGTGGGCTTCCAGTGCTACGACCGCTCGCTGTCCATGCCCTATGTGGAGACCAATGAGGAGCTGATCCCACTGCTCATGCTGCTGAGTCTGGCCTTTGCGGCACCCGCGGCATCT ATCATGGTTGGCGAAGGCCTGGTTTACTGCCTGCAGTCCCGGCTGTGGGGCCGTGGCCCAGGGGGCACCGAGGGCAGCATCAATGCAGGTGGCTGCAATTTCAACTCCTTCCTCAGGCGGACAGTGCGCTTTGTAG GTGTGCACGTGTTTGGCCTATGTGCCACGGCTCTGGTGACGGATGTCATCCAGCTGGCCACCGGCTACCACACGCCTTTCTTCCTAACCGTCTGCAAACCCAATTACACTCTGCTGGGCACGTCCTGTGAGGCGAACCCTTACATCACTCAGGACATCTGCTCTGGTCACGACACCCATGCCATCCTGTCGGCACG GAAAACCTTCCCGTCTCAGCACGCCACTCTGTCGGCCTTTGCCGCTGTCTACGTGTCG ATGTACTTCAATTCAGTCATCTCGGACACCACCAAGCTGCTGAAGCCCATCCTTGTGTTTGCCTTTGCCATCGCTGCTGGCGTCTGTGGCCTCACCCAGATCACCCAGTATCGCAGCCACCCTGTGGATGTCTATGCTGGCTTTCTTATTGGTGCCGGCATCGCTGCCTACCTG GCCTGCCACGCAGTGGGCAACTTCCAGGCACCACCTGCAGAGAAGGTGCCTCTGCCAGCTCCTGCCAAGGACGCCCTGCGAGCGCTGACACAGCGGGGTCATGAGTCCATGTATCAGCAGAATAAGTCTGTCAGCACCGATGAGCTGGGCCCTCCGGGGAGGCTAGAGGGTGTACCACGGCCTGTGGCCCGAGAGAAGACATCTCTTGGCAGCCTGAAGCGGGCCAGTGTGGATGTGGACCTGCTGGCCCCACGCAGCCCCATGGGCAAGGAGGGCATGGTCACCTTCAGCAACACACTGCCCCGCGTCAGCACGCCTTCGCTGGATGACCCTGCACGGCGCCACATGACCATCCACGTGCCCCTCGATGCCTCTCGCTCCAAGCAGCTAATCAGTGAGTGGAAGCAGAAGTCCCTGGAGGGCCGTGGCCTGGGACTACCCGATGAGGGCAGCCCCGTGCACCTGCGGGCCCCAGCGGAGCCcatggcagaggaagaggaggaggaggaggaggaagaggaggaggaagaggaggaggaggaagggcccGTGCCACCCTCACTCTACCCCACTGTCCAGGCTCGTCCAGGGCTTGGGCCCAGAGTCATTCTTCCTCCAAGGCCAGGGCCCCAACCCCTTGTGCACATCCCTGAAGAAGGAGTGCAGGCTGGAGCTGGCCTGTCGCCCAAGAGCAGCTCATCAGTGCGGGCTAAATGGCTGTCTATGGCTGAGAAGGGTGGGGCCCCAGTGGCTGTGGCTCCATCACAGCCACGGGTGGTCAACCCGCCTAGGCTTCTGCAGGTCATTGCCATGTCCAAGGCAGCAGGGGGTCCCAAGGCTGAGACAGCCTCATCCTCCAGCGCCAGCTCCGACTCCTCACAATACCGCTCCCCATCAGACCGGGACTCTGCCAGCATTGTCACCATCGATGCACACGCGCCCCACCACCCCGTGGTGCACCTGTCTGCAGGCAGCACACCCTGGGAATGGAAGGCCAAAGTCGTGGAGGGCGATGGCTCCTACGAGCTGGGGGACCTGGCACGCGGCTTTCGAAGTAGCTGCAAACAGCCTGGCATGGGCTCAGGGTCTCCAGTTAGTGATGTGGACCAGGAGGAGGCCCGATTTGGGGCGGTTGCCACTGTTAACCTCGCCACTGGGGAGGGTCTGCCCCCTCAAGGCTCAACTGATGGCGCCCTAGGTGCAAGCAGCCGTGAATCCACCTTGAGGCGCCAGGTGGGTGGCTTGGGGGACCGGGAaatggaagctgaggcagaaagttACTATAGGAGGATGCAGGCCCGCAGGTACCAGGACTAA
- the Plppr3 gene encoding phospholipid phosphatase-related protein type 3 isoform X3, with translation MIAMKEKNKTPKDSMTLLPCFYFVELPIVASSIVSLYFLELTDLFKPAKVGFQCYDRSLSMPYVETNEELIPLLMLLSLAFAAPAASSRLWGRGPGGTEGSINAGGCNFNSFLRRTVRFVGVHVFGLCATALVTDVIQLATGYHTPFFLTVCKPNYTLLGTSCEANPYITQDICSGHDTHAILSARKTFPSQHATLSAFAAVYVSMYFNSVISDTTKLLKPILVFAFAIAAGVCGLTQITQYRSHPVDVYAGFLIGAGIAAYLACHAVGNFQAPPAEKVPLPAPAKDALRALTQRGHESMYQQNKSVSTDELGPPGRLEGVPRPVAREKTSLGSLKRASVDVDLLAPRSPMGKEGMVTFSNTLPRVSTPSLDDPARRHMTIHVPLDASRSKQLISEWKQKSLEGRGLGLPDEGSPVHLRAPAEPMAEEEEEEEEEEEEEEEEEEGPVPPSLYPTVQARPGLGPRVILPPRPGPQPLVHIPEEGVQAGAGLSPKSSSSVRAKWLSMAEKGGAPVAVAPSQPRVVNPPRLLQVIAMSKAAGGPKAETASSSSASSDSSQYRSPSDRDSASIVTIDAHAPHHPVVHLSAGSTPWEWKAKVVEGDGSYELGDLARGFRSSCKQPGMGSGSPVSDVDQEEARFGAVATVNLATGEGLPPQGSTDGALGASSRESTLRRQVGGLGDREMEAEAESYYRRMQARRYQD, from the exons CTGCCTATCGTGGCTTCCTCCATTGTGTCCTTGTACTTCCTGGAGCTGACTGACCTGTTCAAGCCGGCCAAGGTGGGCTTCCAGTGCTACGACCGCTCGCTGTCCATGCCCTATGTGGAGACCAATGAGGAGCTGATCCCACTGCTCATGCTGCTGAGTCTGGCCTTTGCGGCACCCGCGGCATCT TCCCGGCTGTGGGGCCGTGGCCCAGGGGGCACCGAGGGCAGCATCAATGCAGGTGGCTGCAATTTCAACTCCTTCCTCAGGCGGACAGTGCGCTTTGTAG GTGTGCACGTGTTTGGCCTATGTGCCACGGCTCTGGTGACGGATGTCATCCAGCTGGCCACCGGCTACCACACGCCTTTCTTCCTAACCGTCTGCAAACCCAATTACACTCTGCTGGGCACGTCCTGTGAGGCGAACCCTTACATCACTCAGGACATCTGCTCTGGTCACGACACCCATGCCATCCTGTCGGCACG GAAAACCTTCCCGTCTCAGCACGCCACTCTGTCGGCCTTTGCCGCTGTCTACGTGTCG ATGTACTTCAATTCAGTCATCTCGGACACCACCAAGCTGCTGAAGCCCATCCTTGTGTTTGCCTTTGCCATCGCTGCTGGCGTCTGTGGCCTCACCCAGATCACCCAGTATCGCAGCCACCCTGTGGATGTCTATGCTGGCTTTCTTATTGGTGCCGGCATCGCTGCCTACCTG GCCTGCCACGCAGTGGGCAACTTCCAGGCACCACCTGCAGAGAAGGTGCCTCTGCCAGCTCCTGCCAAGGACGCCCTGCGAGCGCTGACACAGCGGGGTCATGAGTCCATGTATCAGCAGAATAAGTCTGTCAGCACCGATGAGCTGGGCCCTCCGGGGAGGCTAGAGGGTGTACCACGGCCTGTGGCCCGAGAGAAGACATCTCTTGGCAGCCTGAAGCGGGCCAGTGTGGATGTGGACCTGCTGGCCCCACGCAGCCCCATGGGCAAGGAGGGCATGGTCACCTTCAGCAACACACTGCCCCGCGTCAGCACGCCTTCGCTGGATGACCCTGCACGGCGCCACATGACCATCCACGTGCCCCTCGATGCCTCTCGCTCCAAGCAGCTAATCAGTGAGTGGAAGCAGAAGTCCCTGGAGGGCCGTGGCCTGGGACTACCCGATGAGGGCAGCCCCGTGCACCTGCGGGCCCCAGCGGAGCCcatggcagaggaagaggaggaggaggaggaggaagaggaggaggaagaggaggaggaggaagggcccGTGCCACCCTCACTCTACCCCACTGTCCAGGCTCGTCCAGGGCTTGGGCCCAGAGTCATTCTTCCTCCAAGGCCAGGGCCCCAACCCCTTGTGCACATCCCTGAAGAAGGAGTGCAGGCTGGAGCTGGCCTGTCGCCCAAGAGCAGCTCATCAGTGCGGGCTAAATGGCTGTCTATGGCTGAGAAGGGTGGGGCCCCAGTGGCTGTGGCTCCATCACAGCCACGGGTGGTCAACCCGCCTAGGCTTCTGCAGGTCATTGCCATGTCCAAGGCAGCAGGGGGTCCCAAGGCTGAGACAGCCTCATCCTCCAGCGCCAGCTCCGACTCCTCACAATACCGCTCCCCATCAGACCGGGACTCTGCCAGCATTGTCACCATCGATGCACACGCGCCCCACCACCCCGTGGTGCACCTGTCTGCAGGCAGCACACCCTGGGAATGGAAGGCCAAAGTCGTGGAGGGCGATGGCTCCTACGAGCTGGGGGACCTGGCACGCGGCTTTCGAAGTAGCTGCAAACAGCCTGGCATGGGCTCAGGGTCTCCAGTTAGTGATGTGGACCAGGAGGAGGCCCGATTTGGGGCGGTTGCCACTGTTAACCTCGCCACTGGGGAGGGTCTGCCCCCTCAAGGCTCAACTGATGGCGCCCTAGGTGCAAGCAGCCGTGAATCCACCTTGAGGCGCCAGGTGGGTGGCTTGGGGGACCGGGAaatggaagctgaggcagaaagttACTATAGGAGGATGCAGGCCCGCAGGTACCAGGACTAA